The Oryza sativa Japonica Group chromosome 11, ASM3414082v1 DNA window GCCCCCCTCATTCTCTTCTTCCCGCAGGTGACGGCCTCCCCCGCGCACTCTCTGCTGTCATGCCCGCCACCGCAGAGAGGATTTTATTGCCATGTTTAGGATTCTATTGCCTTCTTAGTCCAACTCGGTAATTTTCATTGGGAATCATATGGCTTTCTACAACTTACACCAAGGTAATTAAACTGGATTGTCATTGCACTTGTGAAGTTCGTTTCATTGCTTTCTTGGTTTTATTTTCTACCATCACATTTTATACATTTACAGTTAGGAAAGAAGTGATGACTATcacttttttgtttgtttctatATTTATGCAACCGTGGCTATCAACTAACCAAGTTGTGATATTTGATATTACTTTTAGAGCTGATGACCTACAACTGATAAGTACTTAAAGAATTATGAATTTATGACTCAATTATATTGATGtccctaacttttttttaatgttcttgaattgcttctCTAGGAATTTCATGAACTCAGTAACTAAGAGCTAATTCACAGCAGTTATTTAAAGGCTCTCAAATTTTATCATTTGGCTGTAGAATATGAATTTGTTCCACAGGAGGAAATGCATGGTATAATCTAGGATGTTCTGCACTAACTACCGTGGCAGTGTCACGTAATTATCTGTCGTCTATTTTATATTGTGAGCAGTTAAAAGAAATGATCAAGCTAGCatttgatatgattttttttcaattcaaaatttcaataCTTGAGCAATCTAACGTGCAAAGGCACACTCACAAATTCCAAATATGAGAATGGAATATCTGTGGCTTTCGGTTCTTCTATTTTTTAAGGTTAGAATCCACATATAACGTACCTTCAGGTTCTTTTATCGTAACAACTGTCTCTCACTCTGATGCTCATGCATGTATGAGCATGTGAGATTATCAAGTTTTTGCTTTTGTGAGGTGTGACAGAAACATTCAAAGGTTGTGTTCAAGAGACATATTTGCTGTTGTGTTAGTTTTTAATTGTTATGGGCATGCACTTGTAAAGGAGGAGAGTGCAGTCTTGAACTATTGATGGTCAACCTCTTtgttttctatatatatgcCCATTCTTGCATAGAGGTTGACCATATATACaagtgcaaagaaaacaaattcAGATACATTGGTACAAaagtgcaaagaaaacaaagagGTTGACCATATATAGAAGAACATGGAGGAATGTGTGAGAAAGGTCAGCTATCTACCAATTCTTGCATTGATTGCTCTAATAGCAATATTATATCAAATGAACAAATTGCATTGGTTTCCACTAAATCTAGGGAGAAAACAAATTATGAAGAGGCATGTTTATTGTTGACAACAAGGGACCAATTGAAAGGGTCAATGCTTAGAATACCAAAATACAAGTAAAACTTAGCATATTTTGCTATTACAAACTAATATGGAATGACTAACTACGTTTTTTTGTTTGTTCCTTAAATGTTGCTTGTGATAGGAAAAAAGGGGGATTTTCATTTTTGCTCTGCTATATTAGCTCACTTTTACCAGCATGCTTGCTTCTTAAAATTTGGTGTACATCTTCGTTTATCTAGGTATATAAATTTGATCATTTCATGTCTACCTGTGTTTGCTCTTAAGTCATGATGCACCAATAGGGCTCAACAATTCATCAGTGCTAATTACCAGAGAGGATAATGAAATAAAGGTGAATGTTCCATCTTCTTTGATGTTTCAGTACTATGTTCCCCTGGATTTGCTCATGATTTCAGATTTTTACTATTGAAATTTGGTTACGTTGATCAATGATCAATATAATGTGTTGTTGATATTCTGCTAGAGGTTCAATTTGATTTGTTTGTGCATCATAGATAGGGCAAGGTACCTGCCAATGATTTAATGTACAGATTTAGTTGGAAGCTCTATAATGCATGTCAGGTAACATTTTAAATTACAGTAGGATTGATCTCTGTTGATGAATGTTCTTTATTTTTCTGTGACAGATCCACAATCACTTATTTGGATGCATCACGCTAGCAGCAAAATACTATGCTCAAATCAGTGTCTTAATTATAGGCTGGCTGATTGGGCCCAGGAACTTGGACTCTTCATAGAGCTCATTCAATTCCATTACGTACATTAGCCCTCATAGCATGGAAAATAGTCATTCAATTTCACACATTGTACCATTATACATGACAACAGAGCACTTCTTTCCTCCCTATACTATAAACAAAAACAACCAGAAAAGCAAATTCTTCTAGCTGTGCATTCACTTTTCCATTTCTGATGCCATGGGTCTTATTCCATATAAAGAAGCATCAGTACAGCTTGAAGACCATCTATCCATTGTTGTCGCATTGTATCATCAACGCTAATATCATCACCGTCTCTGTCACACCTTCCAAACTATACATACAGAACGACAGTAATACATTCCCTTCCATCCAATATTGCAGGACAATTCACCTCTAGTATACTAAAATTCTTAAACCGAATGGATTCGCCGCGACCTCCGCCAGCCACGTCAACCTGACTTTTGTGAAAAAGCCCCTCGCTTTTGATTAGTTACGTGCCGGTCCCCACTACATCCATCGTCCGATCTCGCGGTATGGTCGATCTGGCCGTCCGATTCTCCGGACAAACCCTAGCCGGCCGTCCTCGCTCCCCACCACCCACTCGACGCCGCCTTGCCTCACCACTGCTGCCGGGGGCCGCCTCGtcctccgcctctccccgccgcctccacctcctccgccgccactgtgtcgtccccgtccccggctgcctccgcctccgccttcccCTCGCGCAGGGTGCAgccgtctccgcctcctccaccgccgtcgccgtcaacgTCGCTGAGcaccgtctccgccgcccgcgttcCGCCACCGTCCCTCCGTGCCGTACTAAGAGTAGGTGTATATGCCTCTTCCTCCCCCTCGCGCTgccgcctcggcctccccgttgcgccgtcgctgtcgccgagCAGGGGCTTCAAGGCGGACGCGGAGAAAGCGAGGAGGTGAgtgctcctctcctcttcccttcTCGGTTCTCTTATGTCTGCGAGGAACGGTGCCTCGTCGccgttgtcgccgtcgtcccgctGGCTGGCAccgccctttcccctctccccgtCGAGTCATCCTCTCCGACGCggccccttcctcctcttcatcGGATGGGGTGAGGAGCTCGGCAGCGGCAACGAGTTCGACCTCGGCAGACCGGGCAACGACGTATTTGCTATTATTGTGCAGAAGAAAGGGGACCGATATGTATGCAAATGCAGACttgcagagagagaaagagagagagccaTGGCGCATCGTTCCCCCTTTCATTTCACTTTACCTCTTGCATTTTTGCTGCATCTCTGGCCCTCaaggcggctgctgctgcttggcCGGTGCGCCTCTTTAATTCGATATATCGATCGTTTCTTTTTCAATGATGCCTTAGTTTTAATATTTTACATTGTGTGTCTGTTAATTCATCGGCGATATGATCTCATGGCCGGCTGCACATTGGCTCTGCCAGAATCGATTCATTCGAGTATTGCATAAGCTATATATGCTATGGCACTTCAGTAAGCTTTCTGCTCTTGTTGATTACTAGCACACATGAAAGAGTCATGAACTAGTGTTCTTTACTTCTGATTAAATTGATGTGATATTTGTGTAGGTGATGACAAAAGCTACAATTATTCAGTGTTGTCGTTCTCTCCTGCAGGTGACGTATTATGCAATTTACTGTTTGCTGTAGTTTTACAGCGCCACTGCTCACACTCTGCTTTTGAAAGCAATATGTCTAATGGATTACATAAGGAAAGGTCTATTGCATCCGTCAGCTAACATTTCTTACGGTGTTAGGGCCCTTTTAGTTCATATATAGGAGTGGCAAAGAATTTTATAGGACTCAAATTCCAACAGATTTTTCTTGCTATGTTTCCCTTTGACTTATAAGACTATGTTCCTATGCTTTATTTTCATAGGAAAAATACCAAGAGGTATAACCTCTTTGTAAATCTATCCGCGGTCCATTCTTCA harbors:
- the LOC4351178 gene encoding uncharacterized protein isoform X5; protein product: MVDLAVRFSGQTLAGRPRSPPPTRRRLASPLLPGAASSSASPRRLHLLRRHCVVPVPGCLRLRLPLAQGAAVSASSTAVAVNVAEHRLRRPRSATVPPCRTKSRCICLFLPLALPPRPPRCAVAVAEQGLQGGRGESEENRFIRVLHKLYMLWHFSDDKSYNYSVLSFSPAGDVLCNLLFAVVLQRHCSHSAFESNMSNGLHKERKNTKS
- the LOC4351178 gene encoding uncharacterized protein isoform X1, with amino-acid sequence MVDLAVRFSGQTLAGRPRSPPPTRRRLASPLLPGAASSSASPRRLHLLRRHCVVPVPGCLRLRLPLAQGAAVSASSTAVAVNVAEHRLRRPRSATVPPCRTKSRCICLFLPLALPPRPPRCAVAVAEQGLQGGRGESEENRFIRVLHKLYMLWHFSDDKSYNYSVLSFSPAGDVLCNLLFAVVLQRHCSHSAFESNMSNGLHKERKNTKRYNLFVNLSAVHSSWCQSSLLRGWLIGCDAGMSVLNITGVQRGASKATLDKAVQL
- the LOC4351178 gene encoding uncharacterized protein isoform X2 is translated as MVDLAVRFSGQTLAGRPRSPPPTRRRLASPLLPGAASSSASPRRLHLLRRHCVVPVPGCLRLRLPLAQGAAVSASSTAVAVNVAEHRLRRPRSATVPPCRTKSRCICLFLPLALPPRPPRCAVAVAEQGLQGGRGESEENRFIRVLHKLYMLWHFSDDKSYNYSVLSFSPAGDVLCNLLFAVVLQRHCSHSAFESNMSNGLHKERKNTKRWLIGCDAGMSVLNITGVQRGASKATLDKAVQL
- the LOC4351178 gene encoding uncharacterized protein isoform X4; translated protein: MVDLAVRFSGQTLAGRPRSPPPTRRRLASPLLPGAASSSASPRRLHLLRRHCVVPVPGCLRLRLPLAQGAAVSASSTAVAVNVAEHRLRRPRSATVPPCRTKSRCICLFLPLALPPRPPRCAVAVAEQGLQGGRGESEENRFIRVLHKLYMLWHFSDDKSYNYSVLSFSPAGKIPRDGSLGVMPACRFSILLECKGVRARLHWTRRCNYEPGE
- the LOC4351178 gene encoding uncharacterized protein isoform X6; amino-acid sequence: MVDLAVRFSGQTLAGRPRSPPPTRRRLASPLLPGAASSSASPRRLHLLRRHCVVPVPGCLRLRLPLAQGAAVSASSTAVAVNVAEHRLRRPRSATVPPCRTKSRCICLFLPLALPPRPPRCAVAVAEQGLQGGRGESEEEKYQELRLADGSLGVMPACRFSILLECKGVRARLHWTRRCNYEPGE
- the LOC4351178 gene encoding uncharacterized protein isoform X3, producing the protein MVDLAVRFSGQTLAGRPRSPPPTRRRLASPLLPGAASSSASPRRLHLLRRHCVVPVPGCLRLRLPLAQGAAVSASSTAVAVNVAEHRLRRPRSATVPPCRTKSRCICLFLPLALPPRPPRCAVAVAEQGLQGGRGESEENRFIRVLHKLYMLWHFSDDKSYNYSVLSFSPAGKIPRAEIGRWLIGCDAGMSVLNITGVQRGASKATLDKAVQL